One Desulforhopalus sp. DNA segment encodes these proteins:
- the gcvPB gene encoding aminomethyl-transferring glycine dehydrogenase subunit GcvPB produces the protein MSATQVPGASGIIQNEALLWEKGKKGRRGMCVPASDVPEATLPAELQGQGIDFPDLSEVDVVRHYTRLSQWNYGVDTGMYPLGSCTMKYNPKINEKVAATPELAAAHPMLADELVQGNLRVMYELQESLAAITGLPGVTVQPAAGAHGELTGMLIFAAYHKSRNSLRNKILIPDTAHGTNPASAALCGYKPVPIKSGPNGIIDVQSIAAVMDEETAGIMITNPNTLGLFETNIREIAELVHAKGGLVYGDGANMNAVMGIINARSCGVDVLHLNLHKTFSTPHGGGGPGAGPVCVTEELTKYLPAPRATKVANGYLLDYGGSESIGRVHAFHGNFSVLLRAYSYIRTMGARNLKKASQLAVLNAAYIKEKLKDTLPLAYNRPCMHECVFSDAWLQEDKISTLDLAKRLIDCGYHPPTIYFPLVVHGAIMIEPTETECKADIDQFIEVVQMIVREAKENPELLRQAPQRAKMRRLDETLAARHPCLCGS, from the coding sequence ATGAGCGCAACACAGGTACCGGGGGCAAGCGGCATCATTCAAAACGAAGCCCTGCTTTGGGAGAAAGGCAAAAAAGGTCGACGGGGGATGTGCGTTCCGGCAAGCGATGTGCCGGAGGCCACGCTACCCGCCGAGTTGCAGGGGCAGGGCATCGATTTTCCCGATCTCAGCGAGGTCGATGTGGTGCGCCATTATACCCGGCTGTCACAATGGAATTACGGGGTCGACACCGGCATGTATCCCCTTGGCTCCTGCACCATGAAATACAACCCGAAGATCAACGAAAAGGTGGCGGCAACGCCTGAGCTGGCCGCTGCCCATCCGATGCTTGCCGATGAGCTGGTGCAGGGCAATCTCCGGGTGATGTACGAGTTACAGGAGTCTCTCGCGGCCATTACCGGCCTGCCGGGCGTGACCGTTCAACCGGCGGCTGGGGCGCATGGTGAGCTGACCGGCATGCTGATCTTTGCCGCGTATCACAAGAGCCGCAATTCCCTGCGCAACAAGATCCTTATTCCCGATACCGCCCACGGCACCAACCCGGCCAGCGCCGCTCTGTGCGGTTACAAGCCTGTACCCATCAAGTCGGGGCCGAACGGCATCATTGATGTTCAGTCCATCGCGGCGGTCATGGACGAAGAAACCGCCGGAATCATGATCACCAACCCCAATACCCTCGGCCTCTTTGAGACCAATATCCGCGAGATTGCCGAGCTGGTGCACGCCAAGGGCGGGCTGGTCTACGGCGACGGGGCGAACATGAATGCAGTTATGGGCATCATCAATGCCCGGAGCTGTGGGGTGGACGTCCTGCACCTCAATCTCCATAAGACCTTCTCGACCCCCCACGGCGGCGGTGGGCCGGGGGCCGGGCCGGTATGCGTCACTGAGGAACTGACGAAATATTTGCCCGCGCCGCGCGCAACAAAAGTGGCGAACGGCTACCTTTTGGATTATGGCGGTTCTGAATCGATTGGCCGGGTTCACGCCTTCCATGGTAACTTCTCAGTGCTTCTCCGCGCCTACAGCTACATTCGCACCATGGGTGCCAGAAACCTCAAGAAGGCCAGTCAGCTGGCGGTGCTCAACGCCGCCTATATCAAGGAAAAGTTGAAAGATACCTTGCCGCTCGCCTATAACCGGCCGTGTATGCACGAGTGTGTCTTTTCCGACGCCTGGCTGCAGGAGGATAAGATCAGTACCCTTGACCTTGCCAAGCGTCTTATCGACTGCGGCTATCATCCGCCGACCATCTATTTCCCTCTGGTGGTGCATGGGGCGATCATGATTGAACCGACCGAGACGGAGTGCAAGGCCGATATCGACCAGTTCATCGAGGTGGTGCAGATGATTGTCCGCGAGGCCAAGGAAAATCCTGAGCTCCTGCGCCAGGCACCCCAGAGGGCAAAGATGCGGCGCCTTGATGAAACCCTGGCGGCACGACACCCCTGCCTCTGTGGTTCATGA
- the lipB gene encoding lipoyl(octanoyl) transferase LipB: MKPWRHDTPASVVHDGKAACVVDLGLVDYAAVRALQLALVEKRRSGQPVDDVFLVTEHPRTFTLGRRGGRRHLMVSEEFLRERQIPLLHIERGGDITYHGPGQLVVYPIVHLRQAGLGVAEYVCCLEEIMLRLAAESGVVAGRDPRNHGVWAGGKKLGSVGIAIRHGITFHGLALNVSLDLAPFSWVNPCGLAGVQMTSLSRECGRQVEVGALKKDLLGQLTRIFGRPFIPLSKENLHVIVHKPEPFGQTQMAEAQSADRTGI; this comes from the coding sequence ATGAAACCCTGGCGGCACGACACCCCTGCCTCTGTGGTTCATGACGGGAAGGCCGCCTGCGTAGTCGATCTGGGTTTAGTCGACTACGCGGCGGTTCGTGCCCTGCAATTGGCCCTCGTTGAGAAAAGACGCAGTGGCCAACCGGTGGACGATGTCTTTTTGGTGACCGAACACCCCCGCACCTTCACCCTTGGCAGACGGGGAGGCCGCCGGCATCTTATGGTGTCAGAGGAATTTCTTAGGGAAAGGCAGATACCTCTGCTGCATATCGAACGTGGCGGCGATATAACCTATCACGGCCCAGGGCAATTGGTGGTGTATCCGATAGTTCACCTGCGCCAGGCGGGGCTTGGGGTTGCCGAGTATGTGTGTTGCCTGGAAGAGATCATGCTCCGTCTCGCCGCCGAAAGCGGAGTCGTCGCCGGACGGGATCCCCGCAACCACGGGGTTTGGGCGGGCGGGAAAAAACTTGGCAGCGTCGGCATCGCCATCCGCCACGGCATCACCTTTCATGGCCTGGCCCTCAATGTGAGCCTTGACCTCGCACCGTTTTCCTGGGTCAATCCTTGTGGCCTTGCTGGGGTGCAGATGACCTCTCTCAGCCGGGAATGTGGCCGGCAAGTCGAGGTGGGAGCGTTAAAAAAAGACCTCCTTGGACAACTTACACGGATATTTGGTCGCCCTTTTATCCCCCTTAGTAAGGAAAATCTTCATGTCATCGTGCACAAGCCCGAACCCTTCGGGCAAACCCAAATGGCTGAGGCGCAGTCTGCCGACCGGACCGGAATATGA
- the lipA gene encoding lipoyl synthase: MSSCTSPNPSGKPKWLRRSLPTGPEYEKIRKLLIGHGLTTVCQAAKCPNLFECYGKGTATFMILGDKCTRNCRFCAVGHSPEAPPDLEEPGRVAKAVALLGLRYAVVTSVTRDDLPDGGAALFAQTVASIRERQPNTLVELLIPDLQGDRQALAAILNAGPDVLNHNIETVARLYPEVRPQAEYGRSLELLRRAKKSHPQIPTKTGIMLGLGETDSELEEAWRDLRTVGCDILTMGQYLQPSTLHLPVRRFLPPEEFANLAERALAFGFAGVAAGPFVRSSYQAEVLYRQAMRSIRGR; encoded by the coding sequence ATGTCATCGTGCACAAGCCCGAACCCTTCGGGCAAACCCAAATGGCTGAGGCGCAGTCTGCCGACCGGACCGGAATATGAGAAGATCCGTAAGCTGCTGATAGGCCATGGTCTGACCACCGTCTGCCAGGCAGCTAAATGTCCGAACCTGTTCGAGTGCTATGGCAAGGGGACGGCGACCTTTATGATCCTCGGCGACAAATGCACCCGCAACTGCCGGTTTTGTGCGGTCGGTCATTCGCCCGAAGCACCCCCAGATCTTGAGGAACCGGGGCGGGTCGCCAAGGCGGTGGCCCTTCTCGGTCTGCGTTATGCCGTGGTCACCTCGGTGACCCGTGATGACTTGCCGGACGGTGGGGCGGCGCTTTTCGCCCAAACTGTGGCATCCATTCGCGAACGTCAGCCAAACACCCTGGTGGAGCTGCTTATCCCTGATCTGCAGGGTGACCGTCAGGCCCTTGCCGCCATCCTCAATGCCGGTCCGGACGTCCTCAATCATAATATCGAGACGGTGGCACGATTGTATCCCGAGGTGCGGCCGCAGGCCGAATATGGTCGCTCCCTTGAGCTGCTCCGCCGGGCCAAGAAAAGCCATCCGCAGATACCGACCAAGACCGGAATCATGCTTGGCCTTGGCGAAACGGACAGCGAGCTTGAAGAAGCCTGGCGCGATCTGCGCACGGTTGGCTGCGACATCCTCACTATGGGCCAGTACCTCCAGCCGAGTACGCTCCATCTTCCGGTGCGGCGTTTCCTGCCGCCCGAGGAATTCGCAAATTTGGCTGAGAGGGCCTTGGCCTTTGGTTTTGCAGGCGTTGCCGCCGGACCCTTTGTCCGCAGCTCTTACCAGGCAGAGGTCCTCTATCGCCAAGCAATGCGCAGTATCAGGGGCAGATGA
- a CDS encoding isoprenylcysteine carboxylmethyltransferase family protein, with the protein MTAHKPRRLPHKGFEEHCKRCTLNADFSASHAKEWKKMEIVPFSFVRLLFFVIVTLVFLSLSWKALQNPRCHGFYRFFAFEGILFLVLYNHPFWFTDVFAPQQIVSWLLLTASILFVIQGQHLLRKIGGERPRADSPENLAFENTTALVTEGIYRYIRHPMYSSLLLLTWGAFLKHFSLPGLAVALATTVLLFIVGRIEEQENLAFFGPVYQEYRKSTKMFLPFAL; encoded by the coding sequence ATGACCGCCCATAAACCACGCCGGCTGCCACACAAAGGATTTGAAGAACACTGTAAGCGCTGCACGCTCAATGCCGACTTTTCGGCCTCTCACGCTAAGGAATGGAAGAAGATGGAAATCGTACCTTTTTCGTTTGTCAGGTTATTGTTCTTTGTCATTGTCACCCTCGTCTTCCTCAGTCTCTCCTGGAAAGCCCTGCAGAATCCGCGATGCCATGGCTTCTATCGATTCTTTGCCTTTGAGGGGATCCTTTTCCTGGTGCTCTACAACCACCCTTTTTGGTTTACTGATGTGTTTGCCCCACAGCAAATTGTCTCCTGGCTGCTGCTGACTGCCTCCATCCTCTTCGTCATCCAAGGACAGCACCTGTTACGAAAGATTGGCGGCGAAAGGCCCAGGGCCGACTCGCCGGAAAACCTCGCCTTCGAGAACACCACCGCCCTGGTCACCGAAGGCATCTACCGCTACATCCGCCACCCCATGTACAGTTCACTGCTCTTACTGACCTGGGGTGCCTTCCTCAAACACTTTAGCCTTCCGGGACTTGCGGTTGCCCTTGCAACAACTGTGCTATTGTTTATTGTCGGCCGCATCGAAGAACAGGAAAACCTGGCATTCTTCGGCCCGGTCTACCAGGAGTACCGCAAATCTACCAAAATGTTCCTGCCGTTTGCCCTGTAG
- the nhaR gene encoding transcriptional activator NhaR, translated as MEWLNYHHLQYFWIVAKEESITRASEQLRLAPSTVSMQISRLEESLGGKLFRRVGRNLELTEFGHVVFRYADEIFNLGLELLDTVKGRAVAGPLRFEVGIVDMLPKLMARRILEPALMLPAGLRLVCHEGKEKQLLAELAIHSLDIVLTDTPIKPGMSVKAYSHLLGECGVTFCAVESIAAPLRQGFPQSLDNVRMLLPTPMSALRGSLDQWFSSLDIRPEIAGEFDDHALLKAFGQAGDGVFAVPTVIEQEVCRQHNVAIIGRSDIVKERIYAISVERIIKHPAVVAIRNAARGFGEQWNNDRP; from the coding sequence ATGGAATGGCTTAACTACCACCACCTCCAATACTTCTGGATTGTTGCAAAAGAAGAGAGCATCACCAGGGCCAGTGAACAGCTCCGGCTCGCACCCTCGACGGTCAGTATGCAAATAAGCAGGCTTGAAGAGTCGCTAGGCGGCAAACTCTTCCGGCGGGTGGGACGCAATCTGGAGCTTACTGAATTCGGACATGTGGTTTTTCGCTACGCCGACGAAATCTTTAACCTCGGCCTGGAATTGCTCGATACAGTGAAGGGAAGGGCGGTTGCCGGGCCGCTCCGCTTTGAGGTAGGTATTGTCGACATGCTCCCCAAATTGATGGCGAGAAGAATATTGGAGCCAGCCCTGATGCTTCCCGCAGGCTTGCGTCTTGTCTGCCATGAAGGAAAAGAAAAACAACTCTTGGCGGAACTGGCCATTCACAGCCTGGATATTGTTCTCACCGACACACCGATAAAACCCGGCATGAGCGTCAAGGCATACAGCCATCTTCTCGGTGAATGCGGTGTAACCTTTTGCGCAGTGGAGTCGATCGCCGCCCCGCTGCGCCAAGGCTTCCCGCAATCATTGGACAATGTACGGATGCTCCTGCCAACACCGATGTCGGCATTGCGCGGCAGCCTCGATCAATGGTTTTCCTCGCTTGACATCCGGCCGGAGATTGCCGGTGAATTTGATGACCATGCCCTTCTCAAGGCGTTCGGCCAAGCAGGTGACGGAGTCTTTGCCGTACCAACGGTCATTGAGCAGGAGGTGTGCCGCCAACATAATGTTGCCATAATCGGCAGATCAGATATCGTCAAGGAACGCATTTATGCGATTTCCGTTGAACGGATAATAAAACACCCAGCCGTCGTCGCCATTCGCAACGCGGCCCGCGGTTTCGGTGAACAATGGAACAATGACCGCCCATAA
- a CDS encoding TerC family protein: protein MFEWIYMTEAWVALATLLSLEIVLGIDNIIFITILVGKLPEAKRDLARTLGISLAMVSRLALLFSLAWIIGMVEPLFTVLGQQISGRDLVLICGGLFLLAKATHEIHGSLEAAVVPAGTKTASVSSSFYATIVQIAIIDIVFSLDSVITAVGLVEHISVMVIAIIGAVVVMLFAAKPIGTFVDNHPTIKILALSFLILIGFTLVAEGFDIHVPKGYIYFAMLFSVVVEMLNIRVHRHRTGESLKLKKKIEA, encoded by the coding sequence ATGTTTGAATGGATCTATATGACCGAGGCCTGGGTGGCGTTGGCAACTCTTCTCTCCCTGGAAATTGTGCTCGGTATAGACAATATAATTTTCATAACCATCCTGGTGGGTAAGTTGCCGGAAGCGAAGAGGGATCTGGCAAGAACCTTGGGGATCAGTTTGGCAATGGTTTCCCGGCTTGCTCTACTGTTTAGTCTGGCGTGGATTATTGGTATGGTGGAACCTTTGTTCACGGTACTGGGCCAGCAGATATCGGGGAGGGACCTGGTGCTCATTTGCGGCGGTTTGTTTCTTCTTGCCAAGGCAACCCATGAAATCCATGGCAGCCTGGAGGCCGCCGTGGTTCCGGCAGGCACCAAGACAGCAAGCGTTTCCAGCAGTTTTTATGCTACCATCGTGCAGATCGCCATTATCGATATCGTTTTTTCGCTTGATTCGGTGATCACGGCGGTCGGTCTGGTGGAGCATATCTCGGTGATGGTTATTGCCATAATTGGGGCGGTGGTGGTTATGCTGTTTGCCGCTAAACCTATCGGAACCTTTGTGGACAACCATCCGACCATTAAGATACTTGCCCTGTCTTTTCTTATCTTGATAGGTTTTACCCTCGTTGCGGAAGGTTTCGATATTCATGTACCAAAAGGATATATTTACTTTGCGATGCTCTTTTCTGTGGTGGTTGAAATGCTTAACATACGAGTACACCGTCACAGGACCGGCGAGTCGCTCAAACTCAAAAAAAAGATAGAGGCATAA
- the htpX gene encoding protease HtpX, producing MFRIVLFLATNLAILVLLGVVMSVLGVNPRTTSGLLVMAAIFGMGGSFISLAMSKWIAKKSTGAQVIVNPSNPTEQWLYTTVRRMAEQAEIGMPEVAIYDSPDMNAFATGMKKHDALVAVSTGLLQNMSKDEVEAVLAHEISHVAGGDMVTLALIQGVLNTFVILLSRLAANVINNFLSSDEDGEGLGFFGYMAVTIVLELVLGLFASMIVMWFSRRREYTADRGAAYLTSKGKMVSALRRLQAHHEPSHLPEQVAAFGIRPKAGGLAMLFRSHPPLEDRIRALETE from the coding sequence GTGTTTAGAATTGTGCTGTTTTTGGCAACCAACTTGGCCATCCTCGTCTTGCTCGGCGTGGTAATGAGTGTTCTCGGGGTAAATCCGCGGACGACCTCGGGGCTGCTAGTAATGGCGGCAATTTTCGGCATGGGCGGATCATTTATTTCCTTGGCCATGTCGAAATGGATCGCCAAAAAATCAACCGGTGCCCAGGTCATCGTCAATCCCAGTAATCCGACCGAGCAGTGGCTGTACACTACCGTGAGGCGGATGGCTGAACAGGCGGAGATCGGCATGCCGGAGGTGGCGATCTACGATTCTCCCGACATGAACGCCTTTGCCACCGGAATGAAGAAGCATGACGCCCTGGTGGCGGTATCTACCGGCCTTTTGCAGAATATGTCGAAAGACGAGGTGGAGGCTGTACTTGCCCATGAAATCAGCCATGTCGCCGGCGGCGATATGGTAACTCTGGCCCTTATCCAGGGAGTTCTGAACACCTTCGTCATCCTGCTGTCGCGGCTTGCGGCCAATGTCATCAACAATTTCCTGAGTAGTGACGAAGATGGCGAGGGGCTCGGTTTCTTTGGCTATATGGCGGTGACCATCGTTCTCGAACTGGTCCTTGGTCTTTTTGCCTCGATGATCGTCATGTGGTTTTCGCGGAGAAGGGAATATACCGCCGACCGGGGTGCGGCGTATCTGACCAGCAAGGGCAAGATGGTCAGTGCCCTGCGGCGATTGCAGGCCCATCATGAGCCTTCGCATCTGCCCGAGCAGGTGGCAGCCTTTGGTATCAGGCCAAAGGCGGGCGGTTTGGCCATGCTCTTTCGGAGCCACCCGCCTCTTGAGGATAGGATCAGGGCCTTGGAAACCGAATAA